The Exiguobacterium acetylicum genome includes a window with the following:
- a CDS encoding MgtC/SapB family protein, protein MNWIHVFQLEDFLKLLLAAILGIFIGFEREIKNKPVGIRTSLVITLISCLLTIVSIKSVLLYHDMATNVQMDPMRLVAQIITGIGFIGAGVILRRPHDIVSGLTTAAIIWSASGIGIAVGAGFIWESIFLVLFLFFLLEGLTRIMSRINNSRFEANVLVAHLLLPSGLDPTDIVLALERKGVRITNMRLRGDPVRLTLRMYSPHTLTLFLLYDYLKSLGIENIDLDQ, encoded by the coding sequence ATGAACTGGATTCATGTATTTCAGCTCGAAGACTTCTTAAAACTCCTATTAGCCGCTATACTTGGAATTTTCATCGGATTCGAGCGTGAAATTAAAAATAAACCGGTCGGTATACGCACTAGCCTCGTAATTACCCTGATCAGTTGTTTGTTAACCATCGTTTCCATCAAATCGGTCTTACTCTACCATGACATGGCGACGAATGTTCAGATGGATCCGATGCGTCTCGTCGCCCAAATCATTACTGGAATCGGTTTTATCGGCGCTGGTGTCATCTTACGTCGACCGCATGATATCGTCAGTGGGCTGACGACTGCCGCCATTATCTGGAGTGCGAGCGGGATTGGGATCGCTGTCGGTGCAGGTTTCATCTGGGAATCGATTTTTCTAGTCCTCTTTCTCTTTTTCTTATTGGAAGGCTTAACTCGGATAATGAGTCGTATCAACAATAGTCGGTTCGAAGCAAATGTCCTCGTTGCGCATCTCTTACTTCCTTCTGGACTTGATCCGACAGACATCGTTCTTGCTCTTGAGCGTAAAGGCGTTCGTATCACGAACATGCGATTACGCGGAGATCCTGTTCGCTTGACTTTACGAATGTATTCCCCGCATACGTTGACCTTATTCCTACTTTATGACTATTTGAAATCGCTTGGAATTGAGAATATAGACCTTGATCAGTAA
- a CDS encoding peptide ABC transporter substrate-binding protein, producing the protein MNKPSKIAFAGLSSIALLAVAACGQGNDDNTSGSDSKNKKKEVTLVSTTDVPQLDPTKTTDSTSIIVTNNVFEGLYRLDGDNKPTPGIAESVEVSDDKKTYTFKLRKDAKWSDGSAVTADDFIYAWKRALDPKTAAEYAYILQDLKNANKIMSGDAELDELGVKKVDDQTLEVQLEAPAPYFLGLTSFPTYLPLKQSFVEDQGDKFATSVDTMVFNGPFVLDKWQANAGWTYKKNPDYWDKANVKMDKIDVKVVKEISTGVNLFEAKEVDFAPITSEFVSQYEKSDDYKTRPDARINFLRFNQKNKALKNKNIRKALALGFEKQGITDVILNDGSKPANFIVAKDFTFTPDGEDFRAKYPDLQSYDADAAKKAWDAGLKELGVKTVELSMLSRDEDAFKKVSEYLKGDLEKHLPGLTIKIKQQPFKNFLELESKGEYDISAAGWGPDYQDPMTFLDMWLTDGSFNRMEYSNKKFDDLIKGAKQQADEAKRWSDMQEAEKMLLAEDYAIAPIYQKGEAYLQRTNIDKLYRHPFGADMSFKWMEVK; encoded by the coding sequence ATGAATAAACCATCGAAAATCGCTTTTGCTGGACTATCCAGCATCGCGCTACTTGCTGTCGCTGCATGCGGGCAAGGAAATGACGATAACACAAGCGGATCGGATTCGAAAAACAAGAAAAAGGAAGTCACGCTCGTTTCGACGACGGATGTACCTCAGTTAGATCCGACGAAAACGACTGACTCGACTTCCATCATCGTCACGAACAACGTCTTTGAAGGACTGTATCGTCTTGATGGCGATAACAAACCAACACCTGGAATCGCGGAAAGTGTTGAAGTGTCAGATGATAAAAAAACATATACGTTCAAACTGCGTAAAGATGCGAAGTGGTCAGATGGATCAGCCGTCACAGCAGATGATTTCATCTATGCTTGGAAACGTGCACTTGATCCAAAGACTGCAGCAGAATACGCATACATTTTACAAGATTTAAAAAATGCCAACAAAATCATGTCTGGAGATGCTGAACTCGATGAGCTCGGTGTTAAAAAGGTCGACGATCAGACACTTGAAGTACAACTCGAAGCTCCAGCCCCTTACTTCCTTGGTCTGACGAGTTTCCCAACATACTTACCACTGAAACAGTCCTTTGTTGAAGATCAAGGTGATAAGTTCGCGACAAGCGTTGATACAATGGTCTTCAACGGACCTTTCGTTCTCGATAAGTGGCAAGCGAACGCTGGTTGGACATATAAGAAAAATCCAGACTACTGGGATAAAGCGAATGTCAAGATGGATAAAATCGATGTCAAGGTCGTCAAAGAGATCTCGACTGGTGTTAACCTCTTTGAAGCGAAAGAAGTCGACTTCGCACCGATTACATCTGAGTTCGTTTCGCAGTATGAAAAATCAGATGATTACAAAACGCGTCCAGATGCTCGGATCAACTTCCTTCGCTTTAACCAAAAGAATAAAGCATTGAAAAACAAAAATATCCGAAAAGCACTCGCGCTTGGCTTTGAGAAGCAAGGGATCACAGATGTCATCCTAAACGATGGATCAAAACCAGCAAACTTCATCGTTGCGAAGGACTTCACGTTTACACCAGATGGAGAAGACTTCCGTGCGAAGTATCCTGATTTACAAAGCTACGATGCTGACGCAGCGAAAAAAGCTTGGGACGCTGGCTTGAAGGAACTCGGTGTTAAGACAGTTGAACTCAGTATGCTCTCACGTGATGAAGATGCCTTCAAGAAAGTCTCTGAGTACTTAAAAGGAGATCTTGAGAAACACCTTCCTGGTTTGACGATCAAAATCAAGCAACAACCATTCAAGAACTTCCTCGAGCTCGAATCGAAGGGAGAATACGATATCTCTGCAGCTGGATGGGGACCTGACTACCAAGATCCAATGACATTCCTCGATATGTGGTTAACGGATGGAAGCTTCAACCGGATGGAATATTCGAACAAAAAATTCGATGACCTCATCAAAGGGGCAAAACAACAAGCAGATGAAGCAAAACGTTGGTCTGACATGCAAGAAGCTGAAAAAATGCTGTTGGCAGAAGACTATGCTATTGCACCAATCTACCAAAAAGGTGAAGCTTACTTACAACGGACAAACATTGATAAACTATACCGTCACCCATTCGGTGCCGATATGAGCTTTAAATGGATGGAAGTAAAGTAA